The window CCCAAAACCCTACTTCCCTGTCCCCCATTTTCATTATCTCTCTCGTCTCTCATTTCAATTAGAAGCATGCACGAGGTTTCAGAGCTCACTCTCCTCCGCCACTGTCCGCCTCATCGCCACCGTCACTCTCGACCTCTCTGCTGACACCCGTCATTCCTCACCGCCTCTACTCCCTGGAAATGATACCCAAATTTTCTCACTGATCTTTTTCGGCGATTAAGGAAAACGAAGATGGAGAAGTCTCAGAAGAAGACTAGCTTGCAACTCCAAGCCCTCGAAAGCTTCTATGAAGGTACTCCCAGTCTCTATCTCTGTTCGCGCGCTTATTTTTGATGTAAATATTGCTCTGTTTGCTCAATTAGGTTCAGAATTGGATTGCCCAGTTTACTCTGTAATTGAAATTAGGAGGTTAGGAAGTAACTGTTTTGGTTTTGGGAAGCAAATCATAGAATTAGAACCCAGTTAGGTTAATATGTTTAATGAAAAGGAAAAACCAAGTATACCACTGTTAGTCTTAAAAATACAAAAGAATCAAGCATAATATTTGGTGATTTTTTGATATATTATTATTTATGTATGTACAGAGGAAAAGTATCCGAGTCGAACTGCTATGGAATGCCATGCCACAGTGTTTGGATTGACTTACAAGCAGGTTCGGGGTTGGTTTGTTGAGAGGAGGAGGAGGGAGAAGAGGAAACGTACAGCTGGTGAGTTGTTGAGTGGAAGAAATGGGGTGGGAGTTGCTGCTACTAGGGTAGCTAAAAGAAGTGACTCGAGTCAGAGAACAAAAGCTGCTGCTTCAGGTTTGAAATGCAAGAAGGGAGCCATAAAAGCTAGGATTCAGAGATTGCGAAATCCGGACTACCTTCTTAAGAAAGTGTTCCGCAAGGACGGCCCTCCAATCGCTGTGGAGTTTGATGCTCTTCCTTCTCGAGCACTGTGGAAGTCTACAGGTACGAAAATGAGAAACTCTCGGGTGTAGTTGATATAATAGACCTTGTTTCAAAAGTAGAGTGTGCCTTAGTAGCAGCATTTTTGTTTGGAAGCTTTGGATCGGTGTTGATAACATTCACTTTGTTGATTTTATGTGAGGTTTAGAGGGAGAAGCAAGTAAAGTACTGTTGTTTCATTTTTCTTAGCATGTTCATTGTAGCTTTCCTCTCGCTGTACTAACATATTTGAATAAGGTTTTGCTCACTTTTTGTTCCCCTATATAGATTCCCAAAATGAGGAGCTAAATAGCAGTGCTCCAAGGAAAAGACATGGGGCCGGAAAAGACTTGATGACTATGAGAAAACAGGGTGTTGGGAAAGACTTAATGACAGTGAGAAGGCATAACGGTGGAAAAGACTTGATGAAAATGAAACAACATGGTTGTGGGAAAGACTTGATGACAATGAAAAAACATGGTGGCGGTAAAGGTTTGATGACAGTCTGGCGGGCAAACAATCCTGATGCTGATGCTAGAGACTTTCTCGTTGACATGGGTTTAGCTAATGGCGAAGTCACTCATGTATCACGGAAACCACAAACTCGGAGCAGAAGATTGCAACAACAAAAATCTGTTCCTGTAAGTATCATCTTAAGATCAATCTCAGTAATTGTCTCTGGAAGGTTCTCTGACACGTGTTATCTATTTAGAAACAGGGAAGGTTACAGAGCAAGTTACAAGAAAAGAGGAAGCGTTTTGTCAAAAGAAGAGAGGTAATTGAAAACTTGCTCTTGTAAACTGTAGTGTAAGTTAGCTTCTGTAGCAACATTCATTTTGCTTTTGTATGCCAGGTGGAATATAATGAAGTCTCAAACCAGAAGCTGCCTAGCAAAGAAAAATGTGAACTTTCCTTGGAAGGATCAGGTTCTGAAGACCACTCGGATAAGATCGCAATGCTTGTGGATGATGAAGAGCTTGAGCTTAGAGAATTACAAGCAAGACCAATTTCACTGGGGTGCTTGAATCATTTTACTACTAATGGTGATCATGGTTGTTCACTTTGCAAAGGTTAGTTTGAAGGCAGAATGCAACAAATTTTCCGATTTGTAATTGGATTGTTCTATGTCATTGTTGTGAGCAGATACGTAAATACACATGCATGGTATGTCATGTTCTTGATCAGGAAGTTTTGTCATTTCAGATTCGCTGGTTAAGTTTCCTCCTAGTTCTGTCAAGATGAAGCAGCCATTTCATATGCAACCTTGGGATTCTTCACCAGAGATTGCCAAGAAATTGTTTAAGGTGCATATATTGAGTACTGCTTGTGACCCAATTTTGCTTAGTCATATAGGATCATGCGATAGATATTCTTGCATTGCATTTTTCTTATTGGTGACTGCTATTATCTTGCTCATGATTGTGACCCTATCTAGATCCCTTGGTTAAGTTATCATATTAATACACATTCTGGTGTGTCTTCCTTGGGCAGGTTTTTCATTTCCTTTATACTTATGTGGTTGTGTTAGATCTATCTTCCTTCACTGTGGATGAGTTCGCTCAAGCATTTCATGAGAAGGTTATACCTGACCTCTGATCTAACATTAAGATTTATTGGGTCTTGCTGCTTTTTTTTTTATTCTGTTTATGTCTTTTAGGATTCCTTGCTACTTGGAAAGATACATGTGGCTCTTTTGAAGCTTCTTTTATCCCATGTTCAAGCGGAGCTATCCTCTGGATCTATGCATCACTTGAGCAAATCTTGCAATTTTCTCGCATTTATCCACTCGGTGAGTTATAAACAAGGAAGAAGATACAACTGTATATAGTGGTGCAAATAAAAAACATTTACGGTTCATTTGGTTTTGTGAATATTTTCTATTCTCATATTTTGACAATTGGAACAGATTAGACGAAATTGTGGATTTTATCATCATAGCTATAAAATAATTGGATGGGACCAGAGGAGTTACTAAACGATAATATACTTTTGACTGTTCTTGTCTATATGTTTGACCATAAGTGGAATTCTTGTCTGTCGTTGCTTGTGGTCTAATTTTCTTTCATTAGAAGGTATTAGTTCATAGCTTGGTCAGCTGGATTGGAGGGAAAAACTCGTACACTTCATGTAGGGGTTATGCACACGTTTAGTAGTTCCCTCCATTTATATTCCATGTTTAAAAAGAAAATTAATTTATATTAATATAATTCAGTATCGGTACTTGTTGAGGATCAAGGAGCCTGTATTTTATAATGAAACAAGCTTGATGAAGTAGCCACTGACATGGTGGCACTGACTCCAGTGACTAAGCAAATATTTTTCTTAGATGTACAAATGCATGTTACTCAGAAATGATTGATGGGGTTTATGTTAAAGTTGCATAACGAACCAGGATTCATGATTAGTATAAGTAATGATTGTTGGTTGTATCTTCGGTAGAGTATATAACTTACAAACTTCTGGTGTTACACTTGATGTACTTCATATCTGAAGCAAGCATAAGAATTCCTGCTGTATCCATTTGGGAATATGGGAACAAATTGCTTAATTTTCAATGAGTTAAGTTGACAAATCATTCTGAACAACATCTTAGTCTCATTATTAGTGTCCACGCACATGAAGTTTTGGAATATCATTTGATCTTTGTGGTACTTTGTCATATTTACATCTGTAGGGAAAAGTTGGTTAAACGCTTTGCTCTTTGCGGAACTCTTTTAGATTTGTTGGCCATCTTTAAACTGATTGTTCTATCTTTTATTACTGAACTATTAAAACTACAATCTTTCTTGATTATTTAGCAGCTTGAAAATCAAAAATCTACTTTGGAATTCTGGGAGAGATCTCTGAACCCCTTAACATGGACAGAAATACTTCGTCAAGTACTGGTTGCTGCTGGTTTTGGTTCAAAGCAGGGTGCGATGCGGAAGGAAGTCCTTAGCAAGGTCTTCTAGACTATTCAAAAACAATATTTGCATCTGATTTAGCTATGCTGCATTGTTGGAGTCTTTATGTTATTATTAAAATTTTATTTCATTTTATTTTTGCAAAGAAACAACCTTCTATTGAATACCCAAACAAGAAGCAAAAAGTCATATTAACACATCAGCATATTTTTTTCAGTAGTAACTAGATACCCTATATTATATGTTCCTTATTGTTAAGGATTCAAAGCATTAGTGACAAACCCAAATAATCCCTTCTTTCACTAGTCATTTTATAAGTAAATTTAGAAATTAAGATCTGTCATGACCCCAAACCCACCAATCCCTTCTTACCTTGACCAGAACTGTAGTTAGATAGCAATGGCCATACTCAAGGACCAACCAGAACTCAACATTACACATATAAGAGGTAAAGCCTTAGGTGATAAAGTAAATAATTTCTTTTAGCTTTTGTTCTTGTCCTTAAGATTATATGTCAAATTAGTTCAATTTCATTAGATGTCTCTGCATGCTAATTGCATTTTCTAATCTAATGACCAGAAAACTGCAGGGTCTCTTTTCTTGCACATATTAATTTTATTTTTCGCTCTTATTAAGTTCTATTTGGGTTTCAGCATTTAATCTTCTGTCTGTATATAGGAAATGAGCCTTATGGTGAAGTATGGTTTGCATTCTGGTACTCTGAAGGGTGAACTATTTAGAGTTCTGCTAGAGCAAGGAATTAATGGTTTGAAAGTTTCCGACTTAGCGAAGTCATTGCAGGTAAGTTCATTTACACTACACAACACTCTTATTAAGTTCTTTTAAACCACACAACACTGTATGAATGAATTACTGATGGACTTTGTTTTTGCTTGAAGATTGCTGAATTGAATGTTTCCAGCAGAATAGATGATTTGGAGTCTTTAATTAGTTCGACTCTTTCAAGTGATATTACATTATTTGAAAAGATTTCATCATCCACATACCGTTTACGCATCAATTCTTCTGAAGACGAAGTTGAGGAGCTTCAATCAGATTCTGAAGACTCTGGCACAGTTGATGATGACCTGAGTGACAGTGGTATATGTAGCAGTGATGATGATTCTGGGTGCAATTCAGGAAATCCCAATATCAGAAAATCGATTCATGTCAACCGCCATAGAAGTAAAACTAACATGCGGAAAGTACACACTGAAATTGATGAGAGCCATCCAGGAGAAGTATGGTTGTTAGGATTGATGGAAGGCGAGTATTCAGATTTAAGCATTGAAGAGAAGTTGAACGCGATAGTGGCTCTAATTGATCTTCTTCATGCAGGATCCAATATGAGAATGGAGGTAATGCAAACAA of the Fragaria vesca subsp. vesca linkage group LG6, FraVesHawaii_1.0, whole genome shotgun sequence genome contains:
- the LOC101301509 gene encoding uncharacterized protein LOC101301509; this translates as MEKSQKKTSLQLQALESFYEEEKYPSRTAMECHATVFGLTYKQVRGWFVERRRREKRKRTAGELLSGRNGVGVAATRVAKRSDSSQRTKAAASGLKCKKGAIKARIQRLRNPDYLLKKVFRKDGPPIAVEFDALPSRALWKSTDSQNEELNSSAPRKRHGAGKDLMTMRKQGVGKDLMTVRRHNGGKDLMKMKQHGCGKDLMTMKKHGGGKGLMTVWRANNPDADARDFLVDMGLANGEVTHVSRKPQTRSRRLQQQKSVPKQGRLQSKLQEKRKRFVKRREVEYNEVSNQKLPSKEKCELSLEGSGSEDHSDKIAMLVDDEELELRELQARPISLGCLNHFTTNGDHGCSLCKDSLVKFPPSSVKMKQPFHMQPWDSSPEIAKKLFKVFHFLYTYVVVLDLSSFTVDEFAQAFHEKDSLLLGKIHVALLKLLLSHVQAELSSGSMHHLSKSCNFLAFIHSLENQKSTLEFWERSLNPLTWTEILRQVLVAAGFGSKQGAMRKEVLSKEMSLMVKYGLHSGTLKGELFRVLLEQGINGLKVSDLAKSLQIAELNVSSRIDDLESLISSTLSSDITLFEKISSSTYRLRINSSEDEVEELQSDSEDSGTVDDDLSDSGICSSDDDSGCNSGNPNIRKSIHVNRHRSKTNMRKVHTEIDESHPGEVWLLGLMEGEYSDLSIEEKLNAIVALIDLLHAGSNMRMEDPANSIAECIPNSLHSGSGAKIKRLSAKQHSVPRSSWVHAGNMDGVNGDHTRSLFHPIDSSASISKFYGERYSTKGKYCGSDLHPMQSVFLGSDRRYSRYWLFLGPCNAYDPGHRRVYFESSEDGHWEVIDTEEALCALLSILDDRGKREAFLIESLEKRLTFLCEAMSNTTASSDGSENLTQSDRSELDNAREDTYSPISDVDNNSSETVNDSVPLNGTEVPEVRKKGEELQQKWKQIQAFDSWLWNSFYLDLNSVKHGKRSYFDTLTRCESCHDLYWRDEKHCRICHATFELHFDQEEMFAIHVATCREKETSTTFPEHKVLSSQIQSLKAAIHAIESVMPEDALLGAWKKSAHKLWVKRLRRTSSLSELLQVLTDFVKAINEDWLYKCKIAQGSCKLGDEIISSFASMPHTTSAVALWLAKLDDLIAPYIKGPCSERRQGTTIRGKHPKQ